TCCGAGGCCATGGTTTTGActtaattagtaaatttacTCGAAGCGCTTGCGTTCTCGACACCAATCAAGGCTAATTTTGTCcctaaccaaaattaattttacatgcAAAAAATAGGGAATTTGATCTCCGGTaagaaatcatcaaattattaataaagttATCGCTCTCCAGTAACGTAGCAGATATTTAAGACCAATATCCACGGAATTAGCAGAGAACATTCACTCTTCGAGACCGTAAGCACCAAACAGCCCATCAAAACTGATGGCAACTCTAAGAGTCTcgtaaaaaacctttaaattcaaatctctCTCTTTAATATACCTTGCAGGGCACGGTGTGGGGCTTGCCGATCTTGTTGCCCCAGTAGCCTCGCCTCACGGGCACGACCGAGAGCTTGGCCAGGATGATGGCTCCGCGGATGGCGGTCGCCACTTCCTTCGAGCACTTCACTCCCAGACCGATGTGGCCGTTGGAATCACCAATGGCtgtaatttgatatatttattagTATAAGGAAGGcagattaataaattattttagaatggtaattattatttcagaggTGGTTTAAGGGTGTCTTCATTTTTTCAGAAACACGGACCAAAAGGATCATCATTTCAAACGCTTAAACAGGGTTCGCTGCAGGTTTTATGAGAGgacacgcccccttttttagTCGAGTTAAAGGAATtttagaaacaattaaatgccTGCAGATATAAATCGAAccctgaaatataaaaatttagttagtaaaaacacaaaactcACCAACGAAGGCCTTGAAGCGGGTGCGCTGACCGGCACGGGTCTGCTTCTGGACAGGCATGATTTTCAGGACCTCATCCTTAAGTTGGCTTCCAATGAAGAAGTCAATGATTTCGTACTCCtaaacataaacaaaatttttgttacataATTCGGCTCAAAATCTTTAACTTAACGtcggtaaaaataataaaatatcagaaGAGGTTTGagtttttcatcaatttcagAAACACGGACCAAATATCATCATGAAAATGAACATTCTTGTacataaaaagaatttaaaccAACCTTGATGGGGAGGGAGAAGAGATAGATCTCTTCAAGGGAGCGGATTTTGCCGTCGCGCACGAGGCGGCCCAGCTTGGTCACGGGCACCCATTCCTTTTCGGCCTCCTTGCCGCGGCCACGGCCTCTACCACGGCCGCGTCCCCTGGGCCTTCCTCCGCGGCCGCGTCCGCCGAATCCTCCTCTAAAACCTCCACGTCCACCGGCGGCAGCGTTGTCCGCCatctaagaatttttaaaaataaaaaattagctatGAATGTCATGGATTATTTGCTGAGTATGTATGTAAACAAATCTACTgaagaatttttaagataatttgGCTTGAAGTTATTATTGTGTCTGTTTGCCGGGCGTGACGCTTTGCTTCAAGCACGCTGCCCGATGTTTCAAAGAATTTCCGAAGAAATCttgataaaattcattcaagCTTCCGggaaatgcaaattcaaaaGGAACACTTGCGCTAAACAGCTTACACTAACTTTAAAACGAAGAATTTAACTCAGGATTTTGatcttaaaatgtttgtgcGTCGTCACGTGCGTGGCAACAGGGGATCTTTAACTCGATTCACGGGCTAAAAttctttcagatttttaacaatcaattttggtgaaaatacGGGAAAAATACAGGTAATTAATATGCTGAATAAAGTATCCAGtgtttaatctttaaattaatcaagttTGGGTAGCGATTGGGTTAATGATGACTGAAATATTTacggataaaataaaattacgacTTACTGGTGCTGTAGATGGTCACAAATTAATGGCGATTCTTTCGGTGTTTCGGTTCACACAGCTTACGATTGCTAAAAGAACCGGTTATTTTAACATGAATCGGTTATATTTTTGGGCGTCTTACTTGTTAAAGGATTGGATATTAGTACCGGTTTTTGTCACAAACTGTACACAACCGGTTGTTTGAAAGTGAACCGGTCCTATAACTCATCGGAGTGGCCGCTAGAGGCGCGCATTTAGATGTGGAAAAGGCCTTTTAACGACATCTTACAGAGGAAATGTTAACTCTTATGGTTGGATTGAGGCGGCAAGCtgcagcaataataattcggGAAGATGTGACCATAGAAAAAGAGGTGCCGCGCTGCTCAAAGACTGCcgagttaattttattttcctcctcaagtgaaaaatatcgTGCCTGAACGTGTCCATGTAGAAGAACGCAatctaaattgaataaattttagagaaaaaaaatggtcAATGAGCAACAAACTGAAATTacgtttttaaacaaattaagtaagcatttttattaatacgttgaatttattgaattatgttttaattgaatttttaaataaaattcgaaGTACGTAACAATTGCCtatattttctgaataaaGAATTAACACAAGAAAATTCAAGTGTaggtttaattaataattttttaatatttttaatacagcTCAACAGTAAACTGATGATTTTTTctgaatgaataattatttagtattaatttaaataaataagacgaacatttaactattttaaaataattttaatctaataaaaatggataaaatagcaattttaggaatgaagaattaatatttgataGAAACTTTCGTTATAccttcatttgcatttttttatcagtgatgaattcaatttaaaccattttatttattttcctttaattttatacaaacataaacaattatcaaataagcccaaagttttcattttcattctaataaaatgaaaattgaaccATGCAGTAATTAATCTTTCCATTTGAGTGGAGGAAGCGAGCAATTAGTTTCACTTGGGGCAACAAacgctaaattaatttggtggCACCGCGTGCATGTATGCCACAGAGATTGGCTTTTGACCTTTTGGCCTCTGGTCCGTAGCGAGAACGCAAGGTGCGAGAGAGAGGCGAGACCCGACCCAACAGCAAGTTTGCGTTTTCGTGTCCGCCGCATTTTGGGTCGACGGTCGGTCGGTGGTGGTGCACGGAGTGCGTACTCATGGACGAGTGCACCCCTGCATCCCCCGAGGGATGCGCGCACGCCGAGTGGCGGAgaacgctctctctctctctctctctctgcggggccagcacacgcgcgcgcgtccctTCAAAGTTCGAGGTcacgccgccgctgccgccgccgccgccgctgagcACCAACAAAGCCGCCGACGCCGCAATTATGACGGTGCACTCTCTCTTCTATGTGTATAACGGCGAATGGCGAACACTCGGAATTCTCGCATAGTAATGAGCATGAGAATGATCGAATGTGTGTGCTGcccttttcaattatttgctgCCCTTTTGATCGATGCCCCAGAGCGGCACAATGCGCGCAGCACGAGATGAATTATGTACGACATACACCTCCAGGATGTTATTCAGGAACGACaccatgaatttttaaaattcatgttgCAGGGGGTTTCCTTCCACCAAAGATTGATATTTTCTATTTGGGcatcttgattttattttagtttgttcTTAGGGTgcaatttaaagaggaatgatactgcaaaagcctggaaaatgcttgttgccaatgcataaactcgtcccttaggattcagttaaagcctaaattgtaattttttgagaaaactggctggaaagttagcgtgcttttcatatggtaatggctgtctccttacctgaaatccgatttaatttcaaaaccaagagtttccccaataagtggcatacgcCGTTGGACAAATCTCGGCGAGAGGAaccggaatatgccaagaaaatatgttcaagcactcgaaattttggagaaaattggcaaaatttgaatttttactgtaggtaggtccttttttattgttgcaaattgtttttatggcatccaacaattcaaataattttcaattgttgcccagtatcattccactttaattttccatagtagggttaattttcaatgaattttttaatttttggaaaaaaataggtaaatttttttaaatctttcaacGTATTGAATGAAATGTTGCCTAGAAATGTTCAGGATTTTTCTTGAAacaatgttttgaaaaacggGTATATTTTTGGATTCAGATTATTAGTGAGAACATCAAAATTGgacaatttgtttaatttcaacccTTGCAACGTGCTTGGTGTCACCCCTGAAGTCAGATACTGTGTTGAAAGGGCCAATTTGATCCTTGGAAAATTGCTCAGGAAACACCCTAGAGCTGATATACtcataatttcattaattaacaaaCCGAGAAGCCAGGAGACCTAATGCTAAAAAATGCGAAATTAATGCTCTCGTGGACACACACtctatcaaaaataaaaatttgcattttgaactTTATTTCCTACaccattttatataatatccgcaaaaatgttacaaaactgaattataaataaataataaaagtaatatatatttaaaataggcaTGATTACCTTTACGCGGGATTTTTGGTCAGGAAATCTACCTAAAATGACATCACTTTAATCGATTTCTGGaagttacaaaaaaataataaaatcttacTTAATTAAACACCCAAGGTGAACAACAGACAAAGTATTTCTAAGTTtcatttgctaaattttactGACGCATTTCTATTAAAATCCTCTCGATAAGGggatttttactttaaagtggaatgatactgggcaacaattgaaaaattatttgaattgttggatgccatgaacaattgaccgataaacaatttgttcaacaatttgcaataataaaaaatgaccttcctacaataaaaattcaaattttgccgattttctccaaaatttacattgcttgaacatattttcttggcatattccgattcctctcgtcgagatctgtccaacggtgtatgccacttattggggaaactcttggttttgaaattaaatcggatttcaagtaaggagacagccaataccatttgaaaagcacgctaactttccagccaattttctcaaaaaattacagcgctccttaggtcaatttaggctttaacagAATCCTAAGGCAcgaatttatgcattggcaacaagcattttccaggcttttccagtatcattcctctttaagcataaataaaaaatcaagccTAAAAAACACGCAATTTGCTGAAAATGCGTTAAAATAATCTTGAGAATTCTCATTGTCAGGGGTTATACAACTATTGTTTTGTTTCCAATACTATCACTAACAATTCTTCAGATTGGCTTGTCTTCTagacttttaaaaaacaattaattataaaattaattaatttgatccgGTAGCTGTCTTTCAAAATTCTGCGGATTTTCGCCTACCTTTACTTTGCATAACCGAAAcgaaaacaatattaaaaacacacGATACAAGTTCCCTCAACAACTTCACTTGAAGAgagtggaaagaaaaataaaataatttttattaatataccAACACTGACGATATTAAAGCgaaattctataaaataaataaattaattagaaaatttctatccttaaaatgaattaaaacttttgcaaaatgtcaaaatttcccAGCTTCCGTTTTGACCTATCCCGGCTCCAGAGTGTATATTATAttccttcaaaattaattaatcacccTTCGTGGGGAATTTATTCGGTTGCGGCTGAACAAGTTGCCGTGTTTCTGCACGAGCCGTCGAGTTCCTTCTTGATGCGggtcaaatatatatatgtatatctgTAATTCGCCTCGAGCCCATCGACTTGAATTAGGAATATTGGTTATCTCTTGAGACTGAACGAGGGGCGAAAGCACGGAGGCTCATCCCAAATTGAAGTCGGCATTCCAGCTTCGAGCTCGCTGTCAGTGAGAGCCAATGCCGCTTTTTCCTCTCGAGGCACGCGCGCAGGCCGCAGGAGCAGCGAGTGCGAAATCGGATACGCATGCACGAGGAAATGCGATAAGAAGAGGCGAATGCGTGCCCTATCTATCATTTAGTCGGCAATCAGTCGGGCGCGTTGAGACGACAGCACGTCGATCGCGCTCTCGCAAAACGGATGCTTTCTTATCGCTGCGCCAATAGATTATGGATGGAATAGATCAGTCCTGCGACTAACTGAGCGGATTTGCTTCGAACTTGTGCAATTTCCATTAGACAAacaaggaataaatttattacagaccgtctttgacgaagtttctgagcacaccaatcgattcctgagggtcgaatttagtaaagtggatgttttttccgtccaaaaagtccagcgcgacgtgaagaactttttttcccgccaaaacaatatgaatgcgagatgtgcgcatgcgtgagagctggttttaGCACTTGCAGACGAGACCGCCtctacgaatgacttctttgtcacatccagccagctctgacgcgtGCGCTcttctcacattcatattgttttggcgggaaaaaaggttcgcacgttgcgctggactttttggtcggaaaaaatatccactttacctaattcgaccctcaggaatcgattagtgtgctcagaaacttcgtcagaGACAATCTTTAAGCTGccaattggaaattaaaatttatcctcatgcttaaaagaaatattgcatctttaaaaagcaacaggtttgtttgaaataatttaaattttgatcaaatcgTTCAAAACTAAACCTTctcaacaaaattcaaattttttaaaattatttcctagtCAAAAGGCGtttgaaaatgtgcaaaataaaaaagggagatcaaaaaactttaattatgTGCAGTTATTCTTGTGGTCAATCAATACAATCTTtctaatataaatttcacGTCTTTGCATCATGAATTCTTATCATCTCATGAGAGAAGCAAATAGATCTTCTCGTCAAACGTctttattttagtttgtaaattaaatatattcactCTATATAAGGAGAGGCTGTACAGCTCCCAACATGAAAAGGATGAAAGAGCTTAAATTAAGCCTCAGGCACAAACTGACTTTGTCAGGAATTATGCAGCTTTCTGAACAACTATTTTGCTGTGCAGACATCCTTTGTGATTAGATTAGACTTTGCAGAAAAGGACGCTGCGGATGATTCACTTATATTTTCGTTAAGTAGTCTGCTGATTGTTGGAGAAAAGTAGTCAGTCTcattttacataaatattcTGAACTGGGACATTgctgaaaattagatttaaaatgtgtCTTTTCACTGTTTTAtacaaatgttatttttttttaattatttcattagtgcgaactttatttttaagaaactgaatttttaaatattcagaaaaGAGTGTGTTCTAACACAGGAGCAGGagaattcctgcttttccTGTAAATTTGGAACAGGAAAAAGACAGGAGAATTGAATTTCTTGTCAAAGCATTGCAGATCGGAAATCAGATTTTTGTCTTTGCCAAGTAGAAACAGTTACCCGAGACtaacaacaaatttaatttaatttcttgaaaagaaGGGTGATTTTTAGGCTATTTTGTACAGTATTAAACCTGCAGCTATATTGAGGAGTCGTTATATGAACGGATTTTAAGAAATCTTTCAAGCCCAACAAataaatacgttttatttCGGTTAAAATAACACGAGGATCAtctgaaaaatcaacaatttttgcccaaattacaaaatatttaatatataaacgaaatatataaatgtaccaaataaacaattttatcaacTTATTagcacttaattaattatagctaaatttttattactttg
The nucleotide sequence above comes from Cloeon dipterum chromosome X, ieCloDipt1.1, whole genome shotgun sequence. Encoded proteins:
- the LOC135946977 gene encoding small ribosomal subunit protein uS5, with translation MADNAAAGGRGGFRGGFGGRGRGGRPRGRGRGRGRGRGKEAEKEWVPVTKLGRLVRDGKIRSLEEIYLFSLPIKEYEIIDFFIGSQLKDEVLKIMPVQKQTRAGQRTRFKAFVAIGDSNGHIGLGVKCSKEVATAIRGAIILAKLSVVPVRRGYWGNKIGKPHTVPCKVTGKCGSVLVRLIPAPRGTGIVSAPVPKKLLNMAGIEDCYTSARGSTGTLGNFAKATYTAIGKTYAYLTPDLWKEMPLATAPYHEYADYLAKNHRVVGTGLQ